A part of Paenibacillus sp. sptzw28 genomic DNA contains:
- a CDS encoding glycoside hydrolase family 105 protein yields the protein MLTTTWSQAVTDSFIRRYPIAADMPHHKKRSWQYENGCIFTALERVWRITGDKRYFDYIKSNMDLFIRPDGSIATYELNEYNVDQINQGKSLFVLFEQTGEEKYRKALERLIAQLKGHPRTSEGGLWHKKIYPFQMWLDGVYMTAPLMAAYAGMFDEPEWFDEAANEILLMEKRARDPLTGLLYHGWDESKEQQWANPVTGCSPHFWSRAIGWYMMAVVDVLDFLPEGHPKRGQIVGIFYRLSKAIVRMQDDESGLWYQVTDQGRRAGNYLEASGSSMFTYALAKGARLGYLDGSSLTAARKGHQGLLDRCLKTGPDEALILSNTCSVAGLGGDPYRDGSYAYYISEPTRDDDPKGVAPFIMACLEIEAESE from the coding sequence ATGTTAACGACAACCTGGTCGCAGGCGGTGACGGATTCATTCATCCGTCGTTATCCGATTGCTGCGGACATGCCCCACCATAAGAAGCGAAGCTGGCAGTACGAGAACGGATGTATTTTTACTGCCTTGGAGCGGGTTTGGCGCATAACGGGCGATAAACGCTATTTCGACTATATTAAGTCCAATATGGACCTGTTTATACGTCCCGACGGCTCAATCGCAACCTACGAGCTGAACGAATACAACGTCGATCAGATCAATCAGGGCAAATCGTTGTTTGTTTTGTTCGAGCAAACGGGTGAAGAGAAATATCGTAAAGCGCTCGAACGTCTTATAGCCCAACTGAAAGGACATCCCCGGACAAGCGAAGGCGGGCTGTGGCATAAGAAGATCTATCCGTTCCAAATGTGGCTCGACGGCGTTTATATGACCGCTCCGCTCATGGCCGCTTATGCCGGAATGTTCGATGAGCCCGAATGGTTCGACGAAGCGGCCAATGAAATACTGCTGATGGAGAAGCGGGCGCGCGATCCGTTGACCGGATTGCTCTATCATGGCTGGGACGAAAGCAAGGAGCAGCAGTGGGCCAATCCGGTGACTGGATGTTCACCTCATTTCTGGAGCCGGGCGATCGGTTGGTACATGATGGCGGTTGTCGATGTTCTTGACTTCCTGCCGGAAGGGCACCCGAAACGCGGACAAATTGTCGGTATTTTCTACCGGCTCTCGAAGGCGATCGTGCGGATGCAGGACGATGAGTCCGGGCTGTGGTACCAGGTAACCGACCAAGGCCGCCGTGCGGGGAACTACTTGGAGGCTTCCGGCTCTTCCATGTTTACCTATGCGCTGGCCAAGGGAGCGCGACTCGGTTATTTGGACGGCAGTTCACTTACAGCCGCCCGCAAAGGCCATCAAGGGCTGTTAGACCGTTGCTTGAAAACCGGTCCGGATGAAGCTTTGATCCTGAGTAACACCTGCAGCGTAGCGGGTCTGGGAGGGGATCCTTACCGGGACGGCTCCTATGCCTACTATATTAGCGAGCCAACCCGTGATGACGATCCGAAGGGCGTCGCTCCGTTTATTATGGCGTGCCTCGAGATCGAGGCAGAGAGTGAATAG
- a CDS encoding GH12 family glycosyl hydrolase domain-containing protein produces the protein MSLRKLFGSKKGLVVMAIALSMLFGSIAYAASTSTPFAKLYWGNNKYYIFNNTWGSNKAGAGWWESIYYNSSTNMGWSWDWKTLNPNDVKAYPSIVSGWHWTDGYTAGSGFPARIWDNKSINASVNYSISANGTYNAAYDIWVHNTNNALNNTRPTDEIMVWLNNTNAGPLGSYMETVSIAGASWRVYKGWLADSSTTGWNVFSFVRTSNTSSSSLNFRDFINYLVYTKNWMSNSKFISSVEFGSEIFTGSGNFNITNYSVNVQ, from the coding sequence ATGTCTTTAAGAAAATTATTCGGATCGAAAAAAGGTTTGGTAGTAATGGCAATCGCATTAAGCATGTTATTCGGATCGATCGCCTATGCAGCATCCACATCTACCCCTTTCGCCAAGCTGTACTGGGGGAACAACAAGTACTACATCTTCAATAACACGTGGGGCAGCAACAAAGCAGGCGCCGGATGGTGGGAGTCTATTTATTACAACAGCAGCACGAATATGGGCTGGTCGTGGGATTGGAAAACTTTGAACCCGAACGATGTGAAGGCATACCCCTCGATCGTCTCCGGCTGGCATTGGACCGATGGATATACGGCCGGCAGCGGCTTCCCTGCCCGGATTTGGGACAACAAAAGCATCAACGCTTCCGTGAATTATTCCATTAGTGCGAACGGCACGTACAACGCCGCTTACGACATTTGGGTTCATAATACGAACAATGCTCTCAACAACACCAGGCCGACCGACGAAATCATGGTGTGGCTCAACAATACCAATGCCGGCCCGCTCGGCTCCTATATGGAAACCGTATCGATTGCAGGCGCTTCCTGGAGAGTGTATAAGGGCTGGCTGGCCGATTCTTCGACGACGGGCTGGAACGTATTCTCCTTCGTCCGCACGAGCAATACGTCCAGCAGCAGCTTGAACTTCCGCGATTTCATCAACTATTTGGTCTATACGAAAAATTGGATGAGCAATTCCAAGTTTATCAGCAGCGTAGAGTTTGGATCAGAAATTTTCACCGGCAGCGGCAATTTCAACATCACCAACTATTCGGTAAACGTTCAGTAG
- a CDS encoding NADP-dependent oxidoreductase, which translates to MNRQIVLVNRPDGEPSEDNFTIVKQPLRQTGEGELLIRLLYLSVDPYLRFFMTEVTPLIPISPLNNVFGGEAVGQVIQSNHESYAVGDIVKGPFGWQEYALSSGDNVQKINSEITPYSTALGLLGTTGLTAYLGLLEVGKPLAGETVVISGAAGAVGTAAGEIAKLHGCRVVGIAGSDRKARYLIDEVGFDSVVNYRAAADFRAGLQEACPDGVDVYFDNVGGTVTDNVVTVLNRYARIAVCGQISRYNGSPDAQGPSFPFEIWKKSALMKGFMMHDYEPKFGEALSRLTQWYLEGKLRSHEHIIEGIENAPRALIGLFKGDNIGKSIVKVAHSY; encoded by the coding sequence ATGAATCGTCAGATCGTGCTTGTCAATCGTCCGGACGGAGAGCCGAGCGAGGATAATTTTACTATTGTGAAGCAGCCGCTGAGACAAACGGGAGAAGGTGAATTGCTGATTCGCCTCCTGTATCTTTCCGTGGATCCTTATCTTCGTTTCTTTATGACTGAAGTTACGCCATTAATACCTATATCTCCTTTGAATAATGTGTTTGGCGGAGAGGCAGTCGGTCAAGTCATCCAATCCAATCATGAAAGCTATGCGGTTGGCGATATCGTCAAAGGGCCCTTCGGATGGCAGGAATATGCGCTATCCAGCGGTGATAATGTGCAGAAAATAAATTCGGAAATAACTCCCTACTCTACCGCACTTGGTTTACTTGGCACGACCGGCTTAACGGCTTACTTAGGCTTGCTCGAGGTCGGCAAGCCGCTCGCCGGGGAAACCGTCGTCATATCGGGCGCAGCCGGCGCAGTGGGAACTGCAGCAGGGGAAATCGCCAAGCTGCACGGCTGCAGGGTCGTAGGTATCGCCGGATCGGATCGCAAGGCCCGGTATCTGATCGATGAGGTCGGATTCGATTCGGTGGTCAACTACAGAGCGGCAGCTGATTTCAGGGCCGGTCTCCAGGAAGCTTGCCCGGACGGAGTCGACGTGTATTTCGATAATGTCGGCGGAACCGTTACCGACAACGTCGTGACAGTTCTGAACCGTTACGCCCGGATCGCCGTCTGCGGTCAAATATCCCGTTACAACGGCAGTCCGGACGCTCAGGGGCCAAGCTTCCCTTTCGAAATATGGAAAAAAAGCGCATTGATGAAAGGCTTTATGATGCATGACTACGAGCCGAAGTTCGGCGAAGCGTTGAGCCGGTTAACTCAGTGGTACCTGGAAGGCAAATTACGCAGCCACGAGCATATTATCGAAGGTATAGAGAATGCTCCGCGAGCGTTGATCGGTCTATTTAAAGGGGACAATATAGGCAAATCAATTGTCAAAGTCGCACATTCCTATTGA
- a CDS encoding peptidylprolyl isomerase, producing MERKDIGGYAHQAGIGQAVKGTALKGLLLVSIISLLVVLSGCGAKGTPNTPKPADSGKTSGATASTKNPDVTIEMEDGKTIEIELYPEIAPNTVNNFISLVKKGFYEGLIFHRVIPGFMIQGGDPDGTGAGGPGYSIKGEFTSNGFQNFLLHQRGVISMARSSDLNSAGSQFFIMVADAPSLDGEYAAFGKVIKGMDTVDAIVSVPRGAQDRPTNPPKMKKVTVDTKGIDYPEPEKITP from the coding sequence ATGGAACGGAAAGACATCGGTGGATATGCTCATCAAGCCGGTATCGGACAAGCAGTGAAGGGAACAGCTTTGAAGGGTTTGCTGCTGGTCTCGATCATCTCGCTGCTCGTTGTACTCTCGGGATGCGGAGCCAAAGGTACTCCAAACACGCCAAAACCCGCAGATAGCGGGAAGACAAGCGGCGCCACTGCTTCTACCAAGAATCCCGATGTCACGATCGAAATGGAAGACGGAAAAACGATCGAGATCGAGCTTTACCCGGAAATAGCGCCCAACACCGTCAACAACTTCATCTCCCTCGTAAAGAAGGGCTTCTACGAGGGGTTGATTTTTCACCGCGTTATTCCCGGCTTTATGATTCAGGGGGGCGACCCGGACGGCACGGGAGCGGGAGGACCCGGGTACAGCATCAAGGGAGAATTCACATCCAACGGCTTCCAGAATTTCTTGCTCCATCAGCGTGGTGTTATTTCGATGGCCAGATCTTCGGATCTAAACTCTGCTGGATCGCAATTTTTCATCATGGTGGCTGATGCACCGAGTCTCGACGGCGAATACGCCGCTTTCGGCAAGGTAATCAAAGGCATGGACACTGTAGACGCGATTGTGAGTGTTCCAAGAGGCGCACAGGACAGGCCAACGAATCCGCCCAAGATGAAGAAGGTTACCGTTGATACGAAGGGTATAGACTATCCGGAGCCGGAGAAGATTACGCCTTAA
- a CDS encoding OmpL47-type beta-barrel domain-containing protein yields MISWYDHQPVAALTPNLGSAWTNVTEYTLTVTDDGTNVKMYWLLTYNSSEMERGEGTAVKISRDGRNFLMVLSKDSGGHESHYGFYINVDTTAPVTTYKVTPVYGTDKPDKYIKGYTVTLNASDQLSGVKATFYRVNGGTWRKYTAPINLQPGGNTNLEYYSEDNAGNKEVHS; encoded by the coding sequence TTGATATCTTGGTACGACCATCAACCAGTCGCTGCATTGACGCCTAACCTTGGTTCAGCCTGGACGAACGTAACGGAATATACTTTGACGGTAACAGATGACGGGACAAATGTTAAGATGTACTGGCTTCTCACTTATAATAGTAGTGAAATGGAAAGAGGGGAAGGGACAGCAGTAAAAATCAGTCGGGATGGCCGTAACTTCCTTATGGTTCTCAGCAAGGATTCTGGCGGGCACGAGTCACATTACGGGTTCTATATCAATGTGGACACAACAGCACCGGTTACCACATACAAGGTCACGCCGGTATATGGCACGGATAAACCTGACAAGTACATCAAAGGGTATACCGTTACACTAAACGCTTCGGATCAGTTGTCGGGAGTTAAAGCCACGTTCTACCGGGTTAATGGCGGCACTTGGAGGAAGTACACGGCTCCAATCAACCTCCAGCCCGGCGGCAATACCAATCTGGAGTACTACAGCGAAGATAACGCAGGCAACAAAGAAGTTCATTCGTAA
- a CDS encoding OmpL47-type beta-barrel domain-containing protein, whose protein sequence is MKKSFITVLFTFALFVLGSTAAYAYEKIQVDSVDGTIWDYKDNRILFLDANQALKVKDQSSGQITTIAQGKLPIVGFLTPKGAIFLAKSDGGTSTVLYDWRDGKLTDLGQVDPTLIVKGNYAVYNVGSTIYLRDITTGESKVVTDNSDGQGYDLGSNGKVVWGDKTDRQIYSFLNGETKQITNTPEKQSFSPLTDGSSIVFTRVPTSDYGYVETVVNNDDFEYNKEKVVANFPVLTLFPYEDYVINNGFVATYDNEQKNSIYSFIHNDLYGYSHNRFTFDSDPFKSFSLSPEGAFLFTSVSDKVYYYNPSRSRGGCWSCPGPVLTTINSSAKVYWSKNIFVAEEGILSRVLIGGYDRLPVTKITPTPSSDWTSITEYTLTATDDGSSIRTYWTYRTGSEVKTYEGNVIKIPRDGYYEISYYSKDSGGQSDYNPSYRIRVDTTPPVTKSTITPISDNSTVKLTATDNFSGVKAIFYRINNGKWTRYLSPLTLSASEKNTLEFYSEDIAGNKEKTNSNAPTDITAPTTELLVNSAAPAPWYNTNVSVQLKAVDNESGSGIAKTYYRINGGTLQQYSAPFTLSDAGDYAIEYYSSDVAGNNETAKFVTLKIDKSAPVTKHTVVPISGGYSVKLTSTDNLSWVKKTFYRLNAGAWTAYSAPFTVPAGQAQDLEFYSEDNAGNKETVISIRVGTGDTTAPTTTLLANGAAPTAWYNTEINVQLTASDGESGSGVAKTYYRTNGGEWKEYSAPYTLSPPGTYKVEYYSSDLAGNKEAAKTVTLGIDKTAPITSYKITPVYGHDKPYRYIKSHSVTVTAKDILSGVKASFYRINGGAWARYTAPFNLPGSGNRNLEFYSEDNAENMESVANDADKTAPTTELLVGSAAPAAWYNTEINVQLKAADNKPGSGVSKTLYRINGGEWQEYSKLFTLTDPGAYKVEYYSTDLAGNIENAKSATVSIDKTAPVTKFSLSPVNEGYTVTLAATDDISGVKQTYYRLNHGTWIMYSAPFTLSRTGNQILEYYSEDNAGNEEQAATADTTAPITTLLANAAAPVTWYNKDINVELNAMDNESGSAAAKTFYRINGGAWQEYAKLFTLSDAGQYKVEFYSMDLAGNKEGTQSVTLGIDIIAPVTKYTITPVYGTDKPVKYIKGYTVTVTATDERSGVKETYYRFNQGEWTKYTSPFPLPVTRNLTLEFYSTDNAGNKESITNDADLTAPTTELLANSAAPTPWYHENISVELSAADNASGSGVSQTFYRINGGEWQEYSKTFTISDAGESTVEYYSTDLAGNIENAKAVTLRIDKTAPITKYKVDPVYGTDKPYRYIKGYTVSFTAADDLSGVKQTYYRLNKGEWTMYTTGITLTGTGDQNLEFYSEDNAGNQEVHS, encoded by the coding sequence TTGAAAAAGTCTTTTATAACGGTTTTGTTTACTTTTGCTCTATTCGTATTGGGGAGTACCGCCGCATACGCTTACGAAAAGATTCAGGTCGATTCCGTAGACGGAACGATCTGGGATTACAAGGATAACCGCATTTTATTCCTTGATGCTAACCAGGCGCTTAAAGTGAAAGACCAAAGCTCTGGCCAGATCACCACCATCGCCCAGGGCAAGTTGCCTATCGTTGGTTTCCTAACCCCGAAAGGGGCCATTTTCCTCGCAAAAAGCGACGGAGGGACTTCCACTGTGCTGTACGATTGGCGCGACGGCAAATTAACCGATCTAGGACAAGTTGATCCTACTCTAATCGTAAAAGGGAATTATGCTGTTTATAATGTGGGCTCGACGATCTATTTGCGGGATATAACCACAGGTGAAAGCAAGGTTGTTACGGATAATTCGGATGGGCAGGGTTACGACTTAGGCAGCAATGGAAAAGTCGTGTGGGGGGATAAAACAGACCGCCAAATCTACAGTTTTCTGAATGGTGAAACGAAACAAATCACAAACACCCCGGAAAAACAAAGTTTTTCGCCGCTTACGGACGGGTCCAGCATCGTTTTTACACGAGTACCGACTTCTGACTACGGTTACGTAGAAACGGTCGTAAACAACGATGACTTTGAGTATAACAAAGAAAAGGTTGTAGCTAATTTCCCGGTACTAACCTTGTTTCCCTACGAGGACTATGTCATAAATAATGGGTTTGTTGCGACATATGATAATGAACAGAAAAATAGTATCTATTCATTTATCCATAATGATTTATACGGTTATTCTCACAATAGGTTTACTTTCGATAGCGATCCCTTTAAATCATTTTCGTTAAGTCCGGAAGGTGCATTTCTATTTACATCCGTATCGGATAAAGTTTACTATTATAACCCCAGCAGGAGCAGAGGAGGATGTTGGAGTTGTCCGGGTCCAGTCTTGACCACAATCAATTCCAGTGCGAAAGTATATTGGTCGAAGAACATTTTTGTAGCTGAAGAAGGGATATTGAGCAGAGTATTGATCGGGGGATATGATCGGCTTCCTGTGACAAAAATTACACCGACTCCTAGTTCGGATTGGACCTCCATTACGGAATATACATTGACTGCCACGGACGACGGGTCAAGTATTCGGACGTACTGGACATATAGAACGGGTTCTGAAGTCAAAACCTACGAAGGTAACGTCATCAAAATTCCGAGAGACGGCTACTATGAAATATCGTACTACAGCAAAGATTCCGGTGGACAATCGGATTATAATCCATCATACCGTATAAGAGTGGATACCACACCGCCGGTTACGAAGTCTACCATCACGCCAATCAGCGATAATTCTACGGTTAAATTAACGGCAACCGATAACTTCTCGGGCGTAAAAGCTATCTTTTACAGGATTAATAACGGTAAATGGACACGGTATTTATCCCCACTGACACTTTCAGCTTCCGAGAAAAACACTTTGGAATTCTACAGCGAAGATATCGCCGGCAATAAAGAAAAGACCAACTCAAACGCTCCAACCGACATCACCGCCCCGACAACTGAACTGCTCGTCAATTCTGCGGCTCCCGCACCATGGTATAACACCAACGTCAGCGTGCAGTTGAAAGCCGTTGATAACGAGTCGGGTTCGGGCATAGCGAAAACCTACTATCGCATCAACGGTGGAACATTACAGCAATATTCTGCACCGTTCACCCTATCAGATGCAGGCGACTACGCGATCGAGTATTACAGCAGCGATGTCGCGGGTAACAATGAGACGGCCAAGTTTGTGACGCTCAAGATCGATAAATCAGCACCGGTCACGAAGCACACGGTTGTGCCGATAAGCGGAGGTTACTCGGTCAAACTGACTTCTACGGATAACCTTTCCTGGGTCAAGAAGACATTTTACCGCCTGAATGCAGGTGCATGGACAGCTTATTCAGCACCATTTACCGTTCCGGCTGGGCAAGCGCAAGATCTGGAGTTCTACAGCGAGGACAATGCCGGTAACAAAGAAACGGTTATCTCAATCAGGGTCGGAACCGGCGATACGACAGCCCCGACAACCACGCTGCTTGCGAACGGCGCTGCTCCTACAGCCTGGTATAACACCGAAATTAATGTCCAGTTAACTGCATCCGACGGAGAATCAGGTTCGGGCGTCGCTAAGACGTATTACCGCACCAACGGCGGAGAGTGGAAAGAGTATTCGGCTCCTTATACACTGTCGCCACCCGGCACGTACAAGGTCGAATACTACAGCAGCGACTTGGCGGGGAATAAAGAGGCTGCGAAAACAGTCACACTCGGTATCGATAAGACGGCTCCGATTACCAGCTATAAGATCACACCCGTATACGGCCATGATAAGCCGTATCGGTATATCAAGAGCCATTCCGTAACGGTCACCGCTAAAGATATTCTATCTGGTGTGAAAGCCAGTTTCTATCGGATCAACGGCGGGGCTTGGGCGAGGTATACAGCTCCATTCAATCTGCCTGGCAGTGGTAATAGGAACCTGGAATTCTACAGCGAAGATAATGCAGAAAATATGGAATCCGTCGCTAATGATGCGGATAAAACCGCTCCAACAACGGAATTGCTTGTAGGTTCGGCTGCTCCTGCCGCCTGGTATAACACCGAGATTAACGTGCAATTGAAGGCTGCCGACAACAAGCCGGGTTCCGGGGTTTCCAAGACACTCTACCGCATTAACGGCGGTGAGTGGCAGGAGTATTCGAAGCTGTTCACGCTAACAGATCCCGGAGCGTATAAAGTCGAATACTACAGCACTGATCTGGCCGGTAACATTGAAAACGCCAAATCAGCTACCGTGAGCATCGACAAAACGGCCCCGGTAACAAAATTCAGCCTCTCGCCGGTTAACGAAGGCTACACCGTAACGTTGGCGGCGACAGACGACATCTCAGGGGTCAAACAAACCTACTATCGTCTAAACCATGGAACATGGATAATGTATAGCGCTCCATTCACACTCTCTCGCACCGGGAATCAAATACTGGAGTACTACAGTGAGGATAATGCGGGCAATGAGGAACAAGCCGCCACCGCCGATACAACGGCTCCAATCACTACTTTGCTTGCGAATGCTGCCGCTCCGGTAACCTGGTATAACAAAGATATTAACGTAGAGCTCAATGCAATGGATAACGAGTCAGGTTCAGCCGCTGCCAAAACGTTCTATCGAATCAATGGCGGAGCATGGCAGGAATATGCCAAGCTATTCACGTTATCAGATGCAGGCCAGTATAAAGTGGAGTTCTACAGCATGGATCTGGCGGGTAACAAAGAGGGTACCCAATCGGTGACACTCGGAATTGACATAATCGCCCCGGTCACAAAGTACACCATTACCCCGGTATACGGCACGGATAAACCTGTCAAGTACATTAAAGGGTATACCGTAACGGTCACTGCGACCGATGAGCGGTCCGGCGTGAAGGAGACATACTACCGATTTAATCAAGGTGAGTGGACGAAGTATACTTCCCCTTTCCCCCTGCCCGTCACCCGTAATCTGACCTTGGAATTTTACAGCACCGATAACGCCGGAAATAAGGAGAGTATCACAAATGATGCAGATTTAACAGCCCCAACAACGGAATTGCTTGCTAACTCAGCCGCACCTACACCTTGGTACCATGAGAACATCAGCGTGGAGTTAAGTGCAGCTGACAACGCTTCCGGCTCTGGAGTCTCTCAAACATTCTACCGTATCAATGGCGGAGAATGGCAAGAATATTCCAAGACGTTCACCATATCAGATGCCGGCGAGTCCACAGTGGAATACTACAGCACTGACCTAGCAGGCAACATTGAGAATGCCAAAGCCGTAACCCTCCGAATTGACAAAACGGCACCCATAACGAAGTATAAGGTCGACCCGGTCTACGGCACGGATAAGCCATACCGATACATCAAAGGATACACCGTGAGCTTTACCGCTGCCGATGATTTATCGGGTGTCAAACAGACTTACTATCGACTCAATAAAGGCGAATGGACAATGTACACAACAGGAATAACCCTAACTGGAACAGGGGATCAAAATCTGGAGTTCTACAGCGAGGATAACGCCGGTAACCAAGAAGTTCATTCATAG
- a CDS encoding YihY/virulence factor BrkB family protein: MARSTGSNTTKSNVVLLSPKPEAYRPASNSGKRSSKRGRVIDFAQQLYCRFQDDEVPAMGAQLTYYLVLSFFPFLIFIIAVLSFADLTVQDVTDRIHLVLPEMSTKTISDAFRQIQQSRNGSLLSFGLIVTLWSASNGVSAVMKALNKAYDAAETRPFWKIKAYALFFTVVLALVIAFSFIMLIFGRVIGDMLYRWTHLPGNIDIIWGVAQFALPIIVMIVVFSALYLFVPNLRLRFREVVPGALFATFGWIITSICFSFYVNNFGSYTKTYGSIGGIIVLLTWLYLSSIIVVLGGEINATLHFGKHGKQKMNCKQFSLSIPFLRRDKKDTGK; encoded by the coding sequence ATGGCCCGTTCGACGGGATCCAATACGACGAAGTCCAACGTCGTCCTTCTGTCGCCCAAACCCGAAGCCTATCGTCCCGCTTCCAATTCGGGGAAACGCAGCAGCAAGCGAGGGCGCGTGATCGATTTTGCACAGCAATTGTACTGCCGTTTTCAGGATGACGAGGTGCCCGCAATGGGGGCGCAGCTGACTTATTACCTTGTTTTGTCCTTTTTCCCGTTTCTCATCTTCATTATTGCGGTCCTCAGCTTCGCCGATCTGACCGTGCAGGATGTGACCGATCGGATCCACCTTGTACTGCCCGAGATGTCGACCAAGACGATATCGGATGCTTTCCGGCAAATTCAGCAATCGCGGAACGGCTCGCTGCTGTCGTTCGGGTTAATTGTGACCTTATGGTCGGCATCGAACGGCGTCAGCGCCGTTATGAAAGCTTTGAATAAAGCTTACGACGCTGCCGAGACTCGTCCTTTCTGGAAGATTAAAGCGTATGCGCTCTTCTTTACCGTTGTTCTGGCACTCGTTATTGCATTCAGCTTTATCATGCTGATTTTCGGAAGAGTGATCGGGGATATGCTGTACAGATGGACGCATCTTCCCGGCAATATCGATATAATATGGGGCGTCGCTCAATTTGCGCTGCCGATTATCGTCATGATCGTCGTTTTTTCCGCGCTGTACCTGTTTGTGCCTAATCTGCGGCTGCGGTTCCGCGAGGTTGTTCCAGGAGCCTTGTTCGCTACATTCGGATGGATCATTACGTCCATATGCTTCTCGTTCTATGTGAACAACTTCGGCAGCTATACGAAAACATACGGCAGCATCGGCGGTATTATTGTGCTGCTGACATGGCTCTATCTGTCAAGCATCATTGTGGTGCTCGGCGGGGAGATCAACGCCACCCTCCACTTCGGCAAGCACGGGAAGCAGAAGATGAACTGCAAGCAGTTCTCTCTCTCGATTCCTTTTCTGAGGCGGGACAAGAAGGATACAGGTAAATAG
- a CDS encoding ABC transporter ATP-binding protein: MTSSTTNIAEIDNVSKAYKNGRGIRDISFSIGTGDIFGLFGPNGAGKTTLLKIMTGLCQADTGSVRLFGCSTTDRFEQAMARVGCVIETADAYEYMSGYANLKLAGRFYRGLPRSRIEEALEWVGLKPYGKERVSGYSLGMKQRLALAGTLLSSPELIILDEPTNGLDIEGIIDVRNIILNLSRSRGIAFLISSHMMSEMEMICNRIGILCGGELIREGDVRELLAGGVTMEKFYLSSVEQWKGGGIHA; this comes from the coding sequence ATGACCTCAAGCACAACCAATATCGCGGAAATCGACAATGTGTCCAAAGCTTATAAGAATGGCCGGGGAATACGCGATATCAGCTTTTCCATTGGCACAGGCGATATATTCGGACTCTTCGGGCCCAATGGCGCGGGAAAGACGACGCTGCTCAAAATTATGACAGGACTATGCCAAGCCGATACGGGCAGCGTCCGCTTGTTCGGCTGTTCCACGACGGATCGTTTCGAGCAGGCAATGGCGCGTGTAGGCTGTGTTATTGAGACGGCCGACGCTTACGAATATATGAGCGGTTATGCCAATTTGAAGCTGGCCGGCCGGTTTTACCGGGGGCTGCCGAGAAGCCGCATCGAAGAGGCGCTCGAATGGGTCGGCCTCAAGCCTTACGGCAAGGAGCGGGTAAGCGGGTATTCTCTGGGCATGAAGCAGCGGCTCGCACTGGCAGGCACCTTGCTATCATCGCCCGAGCTTATCATTCTGGATGAGCCGACCAACGGCCTGGATATAGAGGGCATCATCGACGTCCGGAATATTATCCTTAATCTGTCCCGCAGCAGAGGCATCGCCTTTCTCATTTCAAGCCACATGATGAGTGAGATGGAGATGATCTGCAATCGGATCGGAATTCTGTGCGGCGGGGAGTTAATCCGCGAAGGCGATGTAAGAGAGCTGCTCGCAGGCGGTGTCACGATGGAGAAGTTTTATCTATCATCCGTAGAGCAGTGGAAAGGTGGAGGTATCCATGCATAG
- a CDS encoding ABC transporter permease encodes MHSFTANVRNELEKWWLHRKTKWFLMFIVLIPVAAALLLDNVQTNIGISAIIGTDFPLIMLQFTTVVLLPLYLFMAAADSFSGEAASRTLKIVLLRPISRAKVFASKLAALAVIAVIILAGGWLVSVLSGLLLPGSGIGGGFLDSMLAYTAAFFPMLILCIFAALIAQFFNSSTTTIVVCIALYAAAKLLPLFLPQAAVWSPFAYSDWQGMWIGGDVSPGRLLNVFVFLVAYSIIGYTAGLYRFTNRTF; translated from the coding sequence ATGCATAGCTTTACAGCCAATGTTCGGAATGAGCTTGAAAAATGGTGGCTGCACCGGAAGACGAAGTGGTTTCTCATGTTTATCGTCCTTATACCGGTTGCCGCTGCCCTTCTTCTTGACAATGTGCAGACGAATATCGGGATATCGGCAATCATCGGGACCGATTTTCCGCTTATTATGCTTCAATTTACAACCGTGGTCCTGCTTCCGCTCTATTTATTTATGGCGGCGGCGGATTCTTTCTCCGGTGAGGCTGCATCGCGGACACTCAAAATTGTGCTTCTCCGTCCGATCTCCCGGGCCAAAGTATTCGCTTCGAAGCTGGCGGCTCTCGCTGTTATCGCCGTCATAATATTGGCGGGGGGATGGCTCGTCTCCGTGCTGTCCGGATTGCTACTGCCCGGAAGCGGGATTGGCGGAGGCTTCCTTGATAGTATGCTCGCATACACTGCCGCGTTCTTCCCGATGCTGATCCTATGCATATTCGCCGCCCTGATCGCCCAGTTTTTCAATTCCAGCACAACAACGATTGTCGTTTGTATCGCCTTGTATGCAGCGGCGAAGCTGCTCCCTCTCTTCCTTCCGCAGGCAGCGGTCTGGTCCCCATTCGCGTATTCCGACTGGCAAGGGATGTGGATCGGCGGAGATGTCTCACCCGGCCGGCTGTTAAACGTCTTCGTCTTTCTCGTCGCATACAGTATAATAGGATACACCGCAGGGTTGTATCGATTTACCAACAGAACATTTTAA